CGTGGAGCGTCACCACGGTCAAACCGAGAACCCTCGTGGGGGTCGGTCTGCGCAGAGTACTTCTCGTCACTCACCTGGTAGGTCACCTATTCGTCGACGTCATGGGGCTCAGCGGCACGTCACATGTCCGCGACTGATCATCGCACGGACCAGTCACGCCGACGGCAGCTGCGGTTGGACAGGCCATCCTATCGGGCCGCCATCCCTGCCGCAGCCTGACGGTGATGTGATCAGGCCCGCTTGCGAAGTCGACGCCTCTCCATCTCAGACAACCCGCCCCAGATTCCGAATCTCTCGTCGTTCTCGAGAGCGTACTCCAAGCACTCCTGGCGCACCTCGCAGGACTCGCAGATGCGCTTGGCCTCACGGGTGGATCCACCCTTTTCCGGGAAGAATGCCTCCGGATCGGTCTGGGCACACAAGGCCT
The genomic region above belongs to Cutibacterium equinum and contains:
- a CDS encoding WhiB family transcriptional regulator yields the protein MDEILTVLAGGGDDEPQWHDKALCAQTDPEAFFPEKGGSTREAKRICESCEVRQECLEYALENDERFGIWGGLSEMERRRLRKRA